A DNA window from Camelina sativa cultivar DH55 chromosome 17, Cs, whole genome shotgun sequence contains the following coding sequences:
- the LOC104758909 gene encoding uncharacterized protein LOC104758909 isoform X1, with amino-acid sequence MVMLGVGVLQLPSRLRHSLFFSSSQFASSRPQGVAKVVLKKGKTQLFKDGSPMVYSGAVDRIIGKPPPQTGDVVIVADGTENPIGWGLYNSVSMFCVRLMQLQHESTRDPSCALNIEKLLQTRIAEAVQLRKSLGLPSAKTNAYRLVNSEGDRLSGLIVDVFGDIAVVASSAAWLEKYRNEVESCLRSIDGINHINWRPSLDVLKEDGFDISSLKQTQTSNLPQRSMVVENGISYAVSLEGQKTGFYTDQRENRHFISTISTGKRVLDLCCYSGGFALNAARGGATSVLGIDSSLPALELARENVILNDMDPEKVVFFKQDSTEFMKGALSREETWDIVILDPPKLAPRKKVLHNAAGMYRNLNSLAMRLTRSGGLMMTCSCSGAMTQSGKFLGVLQSAAVMAGRKITVVREAGAASDHPLDPSYPQGQYLSNLLLRVL; translated from the exons ATGGTGATGCTCGGCGTCGGCGTGCTCCAGCTTCCCTCCCGCCTCCgtcactctctctttttctcttcttcccagTTTGCTTCTTCTCGCCctcaag GTGTTGCTAAAGTGGTTCTTAAAAAGGGCAAGACACAGCTCTTCAAAGACGGAAGTCCGATGGTCTACAGTGGAGCCGTAGACAGGATCATTGGAAAACCGCCTCCTCAGACCGGAGATGTTGTCATTGTCGCTGATGGAACCGAGAATCCCATCGGTTGGGGTTTGTATAACTCTGTTTCTATGTTCTGTGTTCGCCTTATGCAGCTTCAACACGAATCCACCAG AGATCCTTCTTGTGCGTTGAACATTGAGAAGCTTCTCCAAACTAGAATCGCTGAAGCAGTTCAGTTGCGTAAGAGCTTGGGACTTCCCTCGGCTAAAACTAACGCTTATCGTCTTGTTAACAGTGAAGGAGATAG ATTGTCTGGATTGATTGTGGATGTGTTTGGAGACATAGCTGTGGTAGCATCCTCCGCAGCTTGGCTTGAAAAGTACAGGAATGAAGTGGAGAGTTGCTTAAGATCAATCGATGGaattaatcatataaactgGAGACCGTCTCTTGATGTTCTTAAAGAAGATGGTTTTGATATCTCAAGTctgaaacaaacacaaacatctAATCTCCCACAGAGATCAATG GTCGTGGAAAACGGAATTTCGTACGCAGTTTCGCTAGAGGGACAGAAGACCGGGTTCTACACAGATCAACGCGAAAACCGTCACTTCATTTCAACCATCTCTACTGGTAAAAGAGTTCTTGACCTTTGCTGTTATAGTGGTGGATTTGCACTAAATGCAGCGAGAGGAGGTGCTACCAGTGTCCTGG GAATTGATTCATCTTTGCCTGCTTTGGAGCTCGCCAGAGAGAATGTAATCCTCAACGATATGGATCCGGAGaaggttgttttttttaaacaagattCAACAGAATTCATGAAGGGTGCTCTGTCAAGGGAAGAGACATGGGACATCGTGATCCTAGACCCTCCTAAGCTAGCTCCGCGGAAAAAG GTCTTGCACAACGCGGCAGGAATGTACAGAAATCTCAACTCGTTAGCAATGCGATTGACAAGGAGTGGCGGTCTTATGATGACATGCTCATGTTCAGGGGCGATGACACAGAGTGGCAAGTTTTTGGGGGTTCTTCAAAGCGCTGCAGTAATGGCGGGAAGGAAGATCACAGTCGTGAGGGAGGCAGGAGCTGCATctgaccacccactcgacccaTCTTACCCTCAAGGCCAATATCTCTCCAATCTTCTGCTTCGGGTGCTTTGA
- the LOC104758909 gene encoding uncharacterized protein LOC104758909 isoform X2, whose amino-acid sequence MVMLGVGVLQLPSRLRHSLFFSSSQFASSRPQGVAKVVLKKGKTQLFKDGSPMVYSGAVDRIIGKPPPQTGDVVIVADGTENPIGWGLYNSVSMFCVRLMQLQHESTRDPSCALNIEKLLQTRIAEAVQLRKSLGLPSAKTNAYRLVNSEGDRLSGLIVDVFGDIAVVASSAAWLEKYRNEVESCLRSIDGINHINWRPSLDVLKEDGFDISSLKQTQTSNLPQRSMVRSWKTEFRTQFR is encoded by the exons ATGGTGATGCTCGGCGTCGGCGTGCTCCAGCTTCCCTCCCGCCTCCgtcactctctctttttctcttcttcccagTTTGCTTCTTCTCGCCctcaag GTGTTGCTAAAGTGGTTCTTAAAAAGGGCAAGACACAGCTCTTCAAAGACGGAAGTCCGATGGTCTACAGTGGAGCCGTAGACAGGATCATTGGAAAACCGCCTCCTCAGACCGGAGATGTTGTCATTGTCGCTGATGGAACCGAGAATCCCATCGGTTGGGGTTTGTATAACTCTGTTTCTATGTTCTGTGTTCGCCTTATGCAGCTTCAACACGAATCCACCAG AGATCCTTCTTGTGCGTTGAACATTGAGAAGCTTCTCCAAACTAGAATCGCTGAAGCAGTTCAGTTGCGTAAGAGCTTGGGACTTCCCTCGGCTAAAACTAACGCTTATCGTCTTGTTAACAGTGAAGGAGATAG ATTGTCTGGATTGATTGTGGATGTGTTTGGAGACATAGCTGTGGTAGCATCCTCCGCAGCTTGGCTTGAAAAGTACAGGAATGAAGTGGAGAGTTGCTTAAGATCAATCGATGGaattaatcatataaactgGAGACCGTCTCTTGATGTTCTTAAAGAAGATGGTTTTGATATCTCAAGTctgaaacaaacacaaacatctAATCTCCCACAGAGATCAATGGTACG GTCGTGGAAAACGGAATTTCGTACGCAGTTTCGCTAG
- the LOC104758907 gene encoding ALA-interacting subunit 3-like isoform X2, which translates to MSSNTASSSAGAAGSGDSSAARKNSKRPKYSKFTQQELPACKPILTPGWVISTFLIVSVIFIPLGVISLFASQDVVEIVDRYDTECIPTPARTNKIAYIQGGGDKVCTRELKVPKRMKQPVYVYYQLENFYQNHRRYVKSRSDSQLRSPKYENQISACKPEDDVGGQPIVPCGLIAWSLFNDTYALSRNNVSLAVNKKGIAWNSDKEHKFGNKVFPKNFQKGNLTGGATLDPKIPLSEQEDLIVWMRTAALPTFRKLYGKIESDLEIGDTILVTLKNNYNTYSFNGKKKLVLSTTSWLGGKNDFLGIAYLTVGGICFFLALAFTIMYLVKPRRLGDPSYLSWNRNPGGR; encoded by the exons ATGAGTTCCAATACGGCGTCGTCTAGCGCGGGGGCAGCCGGATCGGGAGATTCTTCCGCCGCCAGGAAGAATTCGAAGCGACCCAAGT ATTCCAAATTCACACAGCAGGAGCTTCCAGCTTGCAAGCCCATTCTCACCCCTGGTTGG GTCATTTCGACATTTTTGATAGTCAGTGTTATCTTTATTCCCCTTGGTGTTATCTCCCTTTTCGCTTCTCAGGAT GTTGTGGAGATCGTTGATCGGTATGATACTGAGTGCATTCCGACACCTGCTAGGACTAACAAGATTGCATATATTCAAGGAGGTGGAGATAAAGTCTGCACCCGAGAACTTAAA GTGCCAAAGCGTATGAAGCAGCCTGTCTATGTTTATTACCAGCTTGAGAACTTCTACCAGAATCACCGAAG GTATGTAAAAAGCCGAAGTGATTCACAGTTGAGAAGTCCAAAATACGAGAATCAAATAAGCGCATGCAAGCCTGAGGATGATGTTGGTGGGCAGCCAATTGTGCCGTGCGGTCTAATTGCTTGGAGTCTTTTTAATGACACCTATGCATTATCAAGAAACAATGTAAGCCTAGCTGTAAACAAAAAAGGCATTGCATGGAACAGTGACAAGGAACACAAGTTTGGGAACAAGGTCTTCCCCAAGAATTTTCAGAAGGGGAATCTCACAGGTGGTGCTACTTTAGATCCAAAAATACCG CTTAGTGAACAAGAAGATCTCATCGTGTGGATGAGAACCGCAGCATTGCCAACATTTAGAAAACTTTACGGAAAGATAGAGTCTGACCTCGAGATTGGTGACACCATACTTGTTACACTGAAGAACAACTACAACACTTACAGTTTCaatgggaagaagaagcttgtttTGTCAACCACGAGTTGGCTGGGTGGGAAGAACGATTTCCTCGGTATTGCTTACCTGACAGTTGGCgggatttgtttctttttggccCTCGCATTTACCATCATGTACCTTGTGAAACCCAG GCGACTTGGAGATCCATCCTACTTGTCATGGAATAGAAATCCCGGAGGTAGGTAA
- the LOC104758907 gene encoding ALA-interacting subunit 3-like isoform X1, whose product MSSNTASSSAGAAGSGDSSAARKNSKRPKYSKFTQQELPACKPILTPGWVISTFLIVSVIFIPLGVISLFASQDVVEIVDRYDTECIPTPARTNKIAYIQGGGDKVCTRELKVPKRMKQPVYVYYQLENFYQNHRRYVKSRSDSQLRSPKYENQISACKPEDDVGGQPIVPCGLIAWSLFNDTYALSRNNVSLAVNKKGIAWNSDKEHKFGNKVFPKNFQKGNLTGGATLDPKIPLSEQEDLIVWMRTAALPTFRKLYGKIESDLEIGDTILVTLKNNYNTYSFNGKKKLVLSTTSWLGGKNDFLGIAYLTVGGICFFLALAFTIMYLVKPRRLGDPSYLSWNRNPGGR is encoded by the exons ATGAGTTCCAATACGGCGTCGTCTAGCGCGGGGGCAGCCGGATCGGGAGATTCTTCCGCCGCCAGGAAGAATTCGAAGCGACCCAAGT ATTCCAAATTCACACAGCAGGAGCTTCCAGCTTGCAAGCCCATTCTCACCCCTGGTTGG GTCATTTCGACATTTTTGATAGTCAGTGTTATCTTTATTCCCCTTGGTGTTATCTCCCTTTTCGCTTCTCAGGAT GTTGTGGAGATCGTTGATCGGTATGATACTGAGTGCATTCCGACACCTGCTAGGACTAACAAGATTGCATATATTCAAGGAGGTGGAGATAAAGTCTGCACCCGAGAACTTAAA GTGCCAAAGCGTATGAAGCAGCCTGTCTATGTTTATTACCAGCTTGAGAACTTCTACCAGAATCACCGAAG GTATGTAAAAAGCCGAAGTGATTCACAGTTGAGAAGTCCAAAATACGAGAATCAAATAAGCGCATGCAAGCCTGAGGATGATGTTG GTGGGCAGCCAATTGTGCCGTGCGGTCTAATTGCTTGGAGTCTTTTTAATGACACCTATGCATTATCAAGAAACAATGTAAGCCTAGCTGTAAACAAAAAAGGCATTGCATGGAACAGTGACAAGGAACACAAGTTTGGGAACAAGGTCTTCCCCAAGAATTTTCAGAAGGGGAATCTCACAGGTGGTGCTACTTTAGATCCAAAAATACCG CTTAGTGAACAAGAAGATCTCATCGTGTGGATGAGAACCGCAGCATTGCCAACATTTAGAAAACTTTACGGAAAGATAGAGTCTGACCTCGAGATTGGTGACACCATACTTGTTACACTGAAGAACAACTACAACACTTACAGTTTCaatgggaagaagaagcttgtttTGTCAACCACGAGTTGGCTGGGTGGGAAGAACGATTTCCTCGGTATTGCTTACCTGACAGTTGGCgggatttgtttctttttggccCTCGCATTTACCATCATGTACCTTGTGAAACCCAG GCGACTTGGAGATCCATCCTACTTGTCATGGAATAGAAATCCCGGAGGTAGGTAA
- the LOC104758911 gene encoding NAC domain-containing protein 86-like — MAPMSLPPGFRFHPTDEELVAYYLDRKVNGRAIELEIIPEVDLYKCEPWDLPEKSFLPGNDMEWYFYSTRDKKYPNGSRTNRATRAGYWKATGKDRTVESKKIKMGMKKTLVYYRGRAPHGLRTNWVMHEYRLTNAPSSSLKESYALCRVFKKNIQIPKRKGEEEDAEEESTSIGKYEEEEKEKKWRKFDGNIEDESLKRASAETSSSELTQGVLVDEANSSSIFALHFSSSLLDDHGNLFSNYTHQHQLPYHPPLQLQDFPQLSMNEADIMSTIQQDFQCRDSMNGTLDEIFFSSATFPASL, encoded by the exons ATGGCGCCCATGAGTTTGCCTCCAGGATTCAGGTTTCATCCCACAGATGAAGAGCTAGTTGCGTACTATCTCGATAGGAAGGTCAACGGCCGAGCCATTGAGCTCGAGATCATCCCAGAAGTTGATCTCTATAAATGCGAACCATGGGACTTGCCTG AAAAGTCATTTTTGCCGGGGAACGACATGGAATGGTACTTTTATAGCACAAGGGATAAGAAGTATCCCAATGGGTCAAGGACAAACCGTGCCACCCGAGCGGGTTATTGGAAGGCCACAGGGAAAGACCGTACAGTAGAatcaaagaagataaagatggGAATGAAGAAGACCCTGGTTTATTATAGAGGAAGGGCTCCTCATGGACTTCGTACTAATTGGGTGATGCATGAATATCGTCTCACCAACGCTCCTTCCTCCTCCTTGAAG GAGTCGTATGCATTGTGCCGAGTGTTTAAGAAGAACATACAAATTccaaagagaaaaggagaagaagaagacgcagaAGAAGAGAGCACTAGTATAGGAAaatatgaggaagaagagaaggagaagaagtggaGAAAATTTGATGGTAATATTGAAGATGAGAGCTTGAAAAGAGCATCCGCGGAGACATCTTCATCAGAGCTCACTCAAGGGGTCCTTGTAGACGAAGCAAACAGCTCATCTATTTTTGCACTTCatttctcatcttctcttctcgACGATCATGGTAATCTTTTCTCAAACTATACTCATCAGCATCAGCTTCCATACCATCCCCCTCTTCAACTCCAAGACTTCCCTCAGCTTTCTATGAACGAAGCAGATATTATGTCGACAATCCAACAAGACTTTCAATGCAGAGACTCTATGAACGGGACGCTTGAcgaaatctttttttcttctgccaCTTTCCCCGCTTCCCTTTGA
- the LOC104758912 gene encoding NAC domain-containing protein 86-like, which produces MAPMSLPPGFRFHPTDEELVAYYLDRKVNGRAIELEIIPEVDLYKCEPWDLPEKSFLPGNDMEWYFYSTRDKKYPNGSRTNRATRAGYWKATGKDRTVESKKIKMGMKKTLVYYRGRAPHGLRTNWVMHEYRLTNAPSSSLKESYALCRVFKKNIQIPKRKGEEEDAEEESTSIGKYEEEEKEKKWRKFDGNIEDESLKRASAETSSSELTQGVLVDEANSSSIFALHFSSSLLDDHGNLFSNYTHQHQLPYHPPLQLQDFPQLSMNEADIMSTIQQDFQCRDSMNGTLDEIFFSSATFPASL; this is translated from the exons GCGCCCATGAGTTTGCCTCCAGGATTCAGGTTTCATCCCACAGATGAAGAGCTAGTTGCGTACTATCTCGATAGGAAGGTTAACGGCCGAGCCATTGAGCTCGAGATCATCCCAGAAGTTGATCTCTATAAATGCGAACCATGGGACTTGCCTG AAAAGTCATTTTTGCCGGGGAACGACATGGAATGGTACTTTTATAGCACAAGGGATAAGAAGTATCCCAATGGGTCAAGGACAAACCGTGCCACCCGAGCGGGTTATTGGAAGGCCACAGGGAAAGACCGTACAGTAGAatcaaagaagataaagatggGAATGAAGAAGACCCTGGTTTATTATAGAGGAAGGGCTCCTCATGGACTTCGTACTAATTGGGTGATGCATGAATATCGTCTCACCAACGCTCCTTCCTCCTCCTTGAAG GAGTCGTATGCATTGTGCCGAGTGTTTAAGAAGAACATACAAATTccaaagagaaaaggagaagaagaagacgcagaAGAAGAGAGCACTAGTATAGGAAaatatgaggaagaagagaaggagaagaagtggaGAAAATTTGATGGTAATATTGAAGATGAGAGCTTGAAAAGAGCATCCGCGGAGACATCTTCATCAGAGCTCACTCAAGGGGTCCTTGTAGACGAAGCAAACAGCTCATCTATTTTTGCACTTCatttctcatcttctcttctcgACGATCATGGTAATCTTTTCTCAAACTATACTCATCAGCATCAGCTTCCATACCATCCCCCTCTTCAACTCCAAGACTTCCCTCAGCTTTCTATGAACGAAGCAGATATTATGTCGACAATCCAACAAGACTTTCAATGCAGAGACTCTATGAACGGGACGCTTGAcgaaatctttttttcttctgccaCTTTCCCCGCTTCCCTTTGA